The Triticum dicoccoides isolate Atlit2015 ecotype Zavitan chromosome 6A, WEW_v2.0, whole genome shotgun sequence genome has a window encoding:
- the LOC119317308 gene encoding benzyl alcohol O-benzoyltransferase-like: protein MAATPASPQVHIESVQTGLPTRVVEPDRTRVIAVAAPPLPATALQRRLRAVFYYRGDDAPLEEGILVKESLGEVLCFFPEMAGRLRRHADGSWEVKLNDAGVRFQQATVEVTMEDFLADKERARKEAALAPWVDVSAEDPDMCSLLFMQLNRFQGGGYAIGVSCTVLLSDPLSLARFLRAWARTHAEMKEQGKVAPTPMMQYMAYFQRPEICCKRIRSFPVHSVAADGVHAQTVLFRAAAGDPRALAAACIDRASEELGADRPSRFTLVVAPGDPARGATTVETSVTADGLKKGGAGHALEAAEWGELGLEELTIRDVKPVHVSYRIVSGGDEGLVVVMPDGDGFLITATVPK, encoded by the exons ATGGCAGCCACGCCGGCGTCGCCACAGGTGCACATCGAGTCCGTGCAGACGGGCTTGCCGACTCGCGTCGTCGAGCCCGACAGGACGCGCGTCATAGCCGTGGCCGCGCCGCCGCTCCCGGCGACCGCGCTGCAGCGGCGCCTCCGCGCGGTCTTCTACTACCGCGGCGACGACGCGCCGCTGGAGGAAGGTATATTGGTAAAGGAGTCCCTGGGCGAGGTGCTGTGCTTCTTCCCGGAGATGGCGGGCAGGCTCCGGCGGCACGCCGACGGGTCGTGGGAGGTGAAGCTGAACGACGCCGGAGTGAGGTTCCAGCAGGCGACGGTGGAGGTGACCATGGAGGACTTCCTGGCGGACAAGGAGCGCGCGCGTAAGGAGGCCGCGCTGGCGCCGTGGGTCGACGTGAGCGCGGAGGATCCTGACATGTGCTCGCTCCTCTTCATGCAG CTGAACCGGTTCCAGGGCGGTGGGTACGCCATCGGCGTCAGCTGCACGGTGCTGCTGTCCGACCCGCTGTCGCTGGCGAGGTTCCTCCGGGCGTGGGCGCGCACGCACGCCGAGATGAAGGAGCAGGGCAAGGTCGCCCCCACGCCCATGATGCAGTACATGGCCTACTTCCAGCGCCCGGAGATCTGCTGCAAGCGCATCCGGTCCTTCCCCGTCCACTCCGTCGCCGCCGACGGCGTCCACGCCCAGACCGTGCTCTTCAGGGCCGCGGCCGGCGACCCCCGCGCGCTCGCGGCGGCCTGCATCGACCGGGCGAGCGAGGAGCTCGGCGCGGACAGGCCGTCGCGCTTCACGCTCGTCGTCGCCCCCGGAGACCCCGCCCGCGGGGCGACGACCGTCGAGACGTCGGTCACGGCGGACGGCCTGAAGAAGggcggcgccggccacgcgctggaAGCTGCGGAGTGGGGCGAGCTGGGGCTCGAGGAGCTGACCATCAGGGACGTCAAGCCCGTGCATGTGTCGTACAGGATCGTGTCGGGCGGAGACGAAGGGCTCGTCGTCGTCATGCCCGACGGCGATGGTTTCCTCATCACGGCCACTGTTCCGAAGTAG